From Caldicellulosiruptor hydrothermalis 108, a single genomic window includes:
- a CDS encoding L-rhamnose isomerase produces the protein MSLSYEKILADYERAKEVYKEYGVDTDEVLEKMKGISISLHCWQGDDVTGFEEATKGMGGGGILATGNYFGRARNGDELRSDLEFAMSLIPGKHKVNLHAIYAETNGKKVDRDELSIDHFEKWLKWAKEKDIGLDFNPTFFAHPKAQSGYTLSSTDRGVRKFWIKHGVKSREIASQIGKELKKTCINNIWIPDGSKDFTAKRYEHRKILKESLDEIFAASVDKTYLVDSVESKLFGIGSEAFVVGSHEFYMGYVFTSKHDIAICFDLGHFHPTESVADKISSVLAFSKKVLLHLSRGMRWDSDHVVVLNDEVLSVSQEVKRADAFDRVFFALDFFDASINRITAWVTGARAALKSILYALLEPTHLLNEAENEGDFGKRLALLEEFKTLPFGAVWNKFCYESNVPVGSSWLDKVKEYEDKVLKSRI, from the coding sequence ATGAGCTTAAGTTATGAAAAGATTCTTGCCGATTACGAAAGGGCGAAAGAGGTTTACAAAGAATATGGTGTTGACACAGATGAAGTTTTAGAAAAGATGAAGGGAATTAGTATTTCGCTTCATTGCTGGCAGGGCGATGATGTGACAGGGTTTGAAGAAGCAACAAAAGGCATGGGCGGTGGCGGAATTTTAGCAACAGGAAACTATTTTGGCAGGGCGAGAAACGGAGATGAACTCAGGTCTGATTTAGAGTTTGCTATGAGTCTCATTCCTGGTAAGCATAAGGTAAATCTTCACGCTATATATGCTGAGACAAATGGAAAAAAGGTTGACAGGGATGAGCTTTCAATTGACCACTTTGAAAAGTGGCTCAAGTGGGCAAAAGAAAAGGATATAGGGCTTGATTTTAATCCCACATTTTTTGCCCATCCAAAGGCACAGTCAGGATACACGCTCTCAAGCACAGATAGAGGTGTCAGAAAGTTCTGGATAAAGCATGGTGTAAAATCAAGAGAAATTGCATCCCAAATAGGGAAAGAACTAAAAAAGACTTGTATAAACAACATTTGGATTCCTGATGGGTCGAAAGACTTTACAGCAAAGAGGTATGAGCACAGGAAGATTTTGAAAGAGTCTTTAGATGAGATATTTGCTGCGTCGGTTGACAAAACTTATCTTGTTGATTCTGTTGAGAGCAAGCTTTTCGGAATTGGGTCTGAGGCATTTGTTGTTGGTTCTCATGAGTTTTACATGGGCTATGTTTTTACAAGCAAGCACGATATAGCAATTTGTTTTGACCTTGGACATTTCCATCCGACAGAAAGTGTGGCTGACAAGATTTCATCAGTTTTAGCATTTTCAAAGAAGGTGCTTTTGCATTTGAGCCGTGGTATGAGATGGGACAGTGACCATGTTGTTGTGCTGAACGATGAGGTATTGTCTGTTTCGCAGGAAGTAAAAAGGGCAGATGCTTTTGACAGGGTGTTTTTTGCATTGGACTTTTTTGATGCAAGCATAAACAGGATTACTGCTTGGGTGACAGGCGCAAGAGCTGCTTTAAAATCAATTCTGTACGCTTTGCTTGAACCAACACATCTTTTAAATGAAGCTGAAAATGAAGGGGATTTTGGGAAACGGCTTGCGCTTTTGGAAGAGTTCAAAACTTTGCCATTTGGTGCTGTGTGGAACAAGTTCTGCTATGAAAGTAATGTCCCTGTTGGAAGCAGCTGGCTTGACAAAGTAAAGGAATACGAGGATAAGGTGTTGAAAAGTAGGATATAA
- a CDS encoding DeoR/GlpR family DNA-binding transcription regulator, with translation MNDFRRQKILAILEQKGEIQLQKLKEFFPDVSTMTLRRDLIALEKEGHLIRTHGGAISTKKLWQLTGQEDEYSKRAQENIEAKMKIANIAKGLVEKNRSIYFDAGSTIMCLAKILDSDNFTIITSGLNIALELAKKKNIFVVMLGGIVNSNTLSVSGPNAIFSLDKMNIDIAFMSASGFCLETGFSVSNAYEGDLKRRIIERSQKVVMLMDTSKVGKNMPFSYARLDEIDIWVCERELPEDIEKAARESGVEILY, from the coding sequence GTGAATGATTTCAGAAGGCAAAAAATCCTGGCTATATTAGAACAAAAAGGGGAAATCCAGCTTCAAAAACTCAAAGAGTTTTTTCCAGACGTATCTACCATGACGCTACGACGTGATTTGATTGCACTTGAAAAGGAAGGACACCTCATTAGGACGCATGGTGGTGCTATCAGCACAAAGAAGCTGTGGCAACTGACTGGCCAGGAAGACGAATATTCAAAACGTGCTCAGGAAAATATTGAAGCAAAAATGAAGATTGCAAATATTGCAAAAGGACTTGTTGAAAAAAACAGATCAATATATTTTGACGCAGGTTCCACCATCATGTGTCTTGCCAAAATACTCGATAGTGACAATTTCACAATCATCACAAGCGGGCTTAACATTGCACTTGAACTGGCGAAAAAGAAAAATATCTTTGTTGTGATGTTGGGAGGAATTGTTAACAGTAACACATTGTCAGTATCTGGGCCAAATGCTATATTCTCTCTTGACAAAATGAACATTGACATTGCTTTTATGAGTGCTTCAGGTTTTTGTCTTGAAACAGGATTTAGTGTATCAAATGCATATGAAGGTGATCTCAAAAGAAGGATAATTGAACGGAGTCAGAAAGTAGTTATGCTTATGGACACTTCAAAAGTAGGTAAAAACATGCCGTTTTCGTATGCAAGGCTTGATGAGATTGACATTTGGGTTTGCGAAAGAGAGCTTCCTGAAGACATTGAAAAGGCTGCCCGTGAAAGTGGTGTTGAGATTTTATATTGA
- a CDS encoding alpha-ketoacid dehydrogenase subunit alpha/beta, with product MPKSQFIDPNEVRKSGWIKFFDIPVNQYNKTLEEERQNFSDDQLIRIYRDMLIIREFETMLSLIKTTGEYNGIKYDYPGPAHLSIGQEAAAVGQAFVLDKDDFIFGSHRSHGEVIAKGLSTIEKLSDNELLKIMESYFDGAILRVVEENLKNISSIKELAVNFFLYGTLAEIFGRETGFQKGLGGSMHVFFPPFGIYPNNAIVGGSADIAVGAALFKKINKKNGIVVVNIGDGSMACGPVWEAMCLASMDQYKKLWDDEYRGGLPIIFNFMDNQYAMGGQTRGETMGYDMLARVGAGVNPEQMHAERVDGYNPLAVIDAMKRKKYLLQQKQGPVLLDIVTYRLTGHSPSDSSSYRTKEEIEAWAAQDPIVTYKDELIKAGVVTEEKIEEIQSYVKELITRICALAVDENVSPRINLVKDPDGIARYMFSNQKIEKMEDRTPEVLIPKEENPRVKQIKNKIRVGIVDGKPVPKAKVFNLRDAIFEALLDKFYTDPTLISYGEDLRDWGGAFAVYRGLTESLPYHRLFNTCISEGAIVGSAVGYGMCGGRVVVEIMYCDFIGRAGDEIFNQLAKWQAMSAGTLKMPVVVRVSVGSKYGAQHSQDWSSIVSHIPGLKVVFPATPYDAKGLMNSALSSTDPVIFFESQRLYDIGELFHKEGVPEGYYEVPIGEPDIKKEGKDITILTVGATLYRALDAAKILEEKYGVSAEIIDARSLVPFNYEKVIESVKKTGKIVLASDACARGSILKDMATTIADLAFDYLDAPPVVVGSKNWIVPAYEFENYFFPQADWIIDAIHERIMPLKGHVPKNNFTTNEILRTNRLGI from the coding sequence ATGCCAAAGTCACAGTTTATTGACCCGAACGAGGTAAGAAAAAGTGGCTGGATAAAATTTTTTGATATTCCTGTAAACCAGTATAACAAAACCTTAGAAGAGGAGAGACAAAACTTTTCGGATGACCAGCTGATTAGAATTTACAGAGACATGCTTATAATCCGCGAATTTGAAACAATGCTCTCTTTAATAAAAACAACTGGGGAGTACAATGGAATAAAGTATGACTATCCGGGACCGGCACACCTGTCGATTGGTCAGGAAGCAGCAGCGGTTGGCCAGGCTTTTGTGCTTGATAAAGATGACTTTATATTTGGTTCACATAGAAGTCATGGAGAGGTTATAGCAAAAGGCCTTTCAACAATTGAAAAGCTCAGTGACAATGAGCTTTTAAAAATCATGGAGAGCTATTTTGATGGAGCAATACTTAGAGTTGTGGAAGAAAACTTAAAAAATATCTCAAGCATTAAAGAACTTGCAGTCAATTTTTTCTTGTATGGCACGCTTGCCGAGATATTTGGAAGAGAAACAGGCTTCCAAAAAGGTCTTGGCGGGTCTATGCATGTGTTCTTCCCACCATTTGGAATTTACCCGAACAATGCAATTGTTGGCGGGTCTGCTGACATTGCAGTAGGAGCAGCTTTGTTTAAGAAAATCAATAAGAAAAATGGCATTGTTGTTGTCAATATTGGCGATGGTTCGATGGCGTGTGGACCTGTATGGGAGGCTATGTGCCTTGCTTCAATGGACCAATACAAAAAATTGTGGGATGATGAATACAGAGGTGGTCTTCCAATAATCTTCAATTTTATGGACAATCAATATGCTATGGGCGGGCAGACACGCGGCGAGACAATGGGATATGACATGCTTGCAAGAGTCGGAGCAGGTGTTAACCCTGAGCAGATGCATGCTGAGCGTGTTGATGGCTACAATCCACTGGCTGTAATTGATGCAATGAAGAGAAAGAAATACCTGCTGCAACAAAAACAAGGCCCGGTACTTTTGGACATTGTCACATACAGGCTCACAGGCCACTCTCCATCTGACTCATCTTCTTACAGGACAAAAGAGGAGATTGAGGCATGGGCAGCTCAAGACCCAATTGTAACTTATAAGGATGAGTTAATCAAAGCAGGTGTTGTGACAGAAGAAAAGATAGAGGAGATTCAAAGCTATGTGAAAGAGCTTATAACAAGGATATGTGCTCTTGCTGTTGATGAAAATGTTTCGCCAAGAATAAATCTTGTGAAAGACCCTGATGGTATAGCAAGATATATGTTCTCAAACCAGAAGATTGAGAAGATGGAAGACAGAACTCCTGAGGTTTTGATTCCAAAAGAAGAAAATCCGCGCGTAAAACAGATAAAAAACAAAATAAGAGTAGGAATTGTTGACGGAAAACCTGTTCCAAAGGCAAAGGTGTTCAATCTCAGAGATGCAATATTTGAAGCGCTGCTTGACAAGTTCTATACAGACCCAACACTTATCTCATACGGGGAAGACTTGCGCGACTGGGGTGGAGCTTTTGCGGTCTACAGAGGACTTACAGAGTCGCTCCCATACCACAGACTGTTTAACACCTGTATCTCAGAAGGTGCAATAGTTGGGTCTGCAGTTGGATATGGGATGTGTGGTGGCAGGGTTGTTGTGGAGATAATGTACTGTGATTTTATCGGAAGAGCAGGGGATGAGATATTCAATCAGCTTGCAAAATGGCAGGCAATGAGCGCAGGGACATTGAAGATGCCTGTTGTTGTGAGGGTTTCTGTTGGTTCAAAATATGGTGCACAACACTCACAAGACTGGTCTTCTATTGTCTCTCACATTCCTGGACTTAAAGTTGTATTCCCAGCAACACCTTATGATGCAAAAGGTCTTATGAACAGCGCACTGTCTTCTACAGACCCAGTGATATTTTTTGAAAGCCAGAGACTATATGACATTGGAGAGCTTTTCCACAAAGAAGGTGTACCGGAAGGATATTATGAGGTTCCAATTGGCGAACCTGATATCAAAAAAGAAGGTAAGGACATTACAATCCTGACAGTTGGAGCAACGCTGTACAGAGCACTTGATGCAGCCAAAATCTTGGAAGAAAAGTATGGTGTTAGTGCTGAAATCATTGATGCGCGGTCGCTCGTACCTTTTAACTATGAGAAGGTGATTGAATCTGTCAAAAAAACAGGGAAAATTGTGCTGGCTTCTGACGCATGTGCAAGGGGCTCAATTTTGAAAGACATGGCAACAACAATTGCCGACCTCGCATTTGACTATCTTGACGCGCCACCTGTTGTAGTTGGTTCTAAAAACTGGATTGTCCCTGCATACGAATTTGAAAACTATTTCTTCCCGCAAGCTGACTGGATTATTGACGCAATCCATGAGAGGATTATGCCGCTCAAAGGTCATGTGCCAAAGAACAACTTCACAACAAATGAGATTTTAAGGACAAATAGACTTGGTATATAA
- the lpdA gene encoding dihydrolipoyl dehydrogenase, translating into MKYDLIIIGGGPAGYLAAERASKGGLKTLLIEERYLGGVCLNEGCIPTKTLLYSAKILDSAKQGFKYGVEIQNITLNHKKVLERKDKVIKTLVTGIKSKLRKSGAEILSGHGEILGRNSKGYIVAVGDKEFATDRLLIATGSSPFIPPIEGVKEGLERGFVLTNREILEIESVPASMVVIGGGIVGLEMASYFNSAGSKVTVIEMLDHIGGSMDREISNILLEAYKKKGVEFELSARVTKIDDRKVVYEKDGKIFEKEAEKVLLSVGRRPNITGFGLENIGVEVEKGCVKTDERMKTNVQEVYAAGDVNGKLMLAHTAYREAEVAVWNMLGRKVKVNYDSIPSVVYTNPEVAWVGESEESAKEKALEYEVVKLPMLYSGRFVAENEEFDGLYKILIDRKKRTILGCHMIGNYSSEIIYGVGVMIESQLRAEDIKDIVFPHPTVSEIIREVIFEL; encoded by the coding sequence ATGAAATACGACCTAATAATCATAGGTGGTGGACCTGCGGGGTATCTGGCAGCAGAAAGAGCTTCAAAAGGAGGACTCAAAACGCTCTTGATAGAAGAAAGGTATTTGGGCGGTGTTTGTCTCAACGAGGGGTGTATTCCTACAAAAACACTACTGTACAGTGCAAAGATTTTAGACAGCGCAAAACAAGGTTTTAAATATGGAGTTGAAATACAAAATATTACATTAAACCACAAAAAGGTTCTTGAAAGAAAAGACAAAGTAATAAAAACTCTTGTGACAGGAATAAAAAGTAAGCTCAGAAAAAGCGGTGCTGAAATACTCAGCGGCCATGGAGAGATTTTGGGAAGAAACAGCAAAGGATATATTGTAGCGGTGGGCGATAAAGAATTTGCCACAGATAGGCTCTTGATTGCCACCGGTTCTTCGCCTTTCATTCCACCAATTGAGGGCGTGAAAGAGGGGCTTGAAAGAGGTTTTGTGCTGACCAACAGAGAAATTCTTGAGATTGAAAGTGTGCCAGCATCGATGGTTGTGATTGGTGGGGGAATTGTTGGGCTTGAGATGGCGTCATATTTCAATTCGGCAGGTTCAAAAGTGACTGTGATTGAAATGCTTGACCACATTGGCGGCAGCATGGACAGGGAAATTTCGAATATACTGCTTGAAGCATACAAGAAAAAGGGAGTTGAGTTTGAACTTTCAGCAAGAGTTACTAAAATTGATGACCGAAAAGTGGTGTATGAAAAAGATGGAAAGATTTTCGAAAAAGAGGCAGAGAAAGTTTTGCTGAGCGTCGGAAGAAGACCAAATATAACAGGGTTTGGACTTGAAAACATAGGAGTTGAGGTTGAAAAAGGGTGTGTAAAAACAGATGAGAGAATGAAGACAAATGTTCAAGAGGTGTATGCTGCGGGGGATGTAAATGGAAAGCTCATGCTTGCTCACACAGCATACAGAGAAGCAGAGGTTGCTGTATGGAATATGCTGGGGAGAAAAGTAAAAGTGAACTATGATTCTATTCCTTCTGTTGTATATACAAACCCGGAGGTTGCATGGGTGGGCGAGAGCGAAGAGTCGGCAAAAGAAAAAGCTTTGGAATATGAAGTTGTAAAGCTTCCCATGCTTTACAGTGGGAGGTTTGTTGCCGAAAATGAAGAATTTGACGGGCTTTACAAAATATTGATTGATAGAAAGAAACGAACAATACTTGGCTGTCACATGATAGGAAACTACAGCTCAGAAATAATTTACGGTGTTGGTGTGATGATTGAATCACAACTGAGGGCTGAAGATATAAAGGATATTGTATTTCCACATCCGACGGTTAGCGAAATCATAAGAGAGGTCATATTTGAACTTTAG
- a CDS encoding dihydrolipoamide acetyltransferase family protein: protein MAVPVIMPKQGQTVESCIITKWHKKKGDKVEVGDLLFSYETDKASFDEEAKVSGVLLDIFFEEGEEVPVLTNVCVIGEHGEKVEKFNPKASLESKKDEVLDLQASDHEVPMETEEKIPNASLQTEGKIKISPRAKNLAEKLNVDFRFAKPSGPDGRIIERDILKLFESGPVFTSAAKQETKEIDDAKVLEPTGIGGRITTFDIERAKQESYVSKTSESSGQNVEYEDVPLSNIRKAIAKAMYLSLTTTAQLTLHTSFDASKVLEFRKKVKENREKLGLEDITINDIILFAVSRILPKHKSLNSHFLDNKMRYFKNVHLGFAVDTERGLMVPTIFNCNQKSLSQISKEAKELIALCKKGTISPDLLKGATFTVTNLGSFGIESFTPVLNPPQTGILGVNSIVQRPKEEDGHIKFYPAMGLSLTFDHRALDGADAARFLKDLKELLENFDLLLAL from the coding sequence ATGGCGGTGCCTGTGATAATGCCCAAGCAGGGGCAGACTGTTGAAAGCTGTATAATTACAAAGTGGCACAAGAAAAAGGGCGATAAGGTGGAGGTTGGCGACCTTTTATTTTCTTACGAGACTGACAAGGCAAGCTTTGATGAGGAAGCAAAGGTAAGTGGTGTGCTTCTTGACATTTTCTTTGAAGAGGGTGAAGAGGTTCCTGTCTTGACAAATGTGTGTGTGATTGGTGAACATGGCGAGAAAGTAGAAAAGTTCAATCCAAAGGCATCTTTGGAATCTAAAAAAGATGAGGTTTTGGATTTACAGGCATCTGACCACGAGGTGCCGATGGAAACTGAAGAAAAAATTCCAAACGCTTCTTTACAAACTGAAGGAAAAATAAAAATTTCGCCTAGGGCAAAGAACTTAGCTGAAAAATTAAATGTTGATTTTAGGTTTGCAAAACCTTCAGGACCGGACGGAAGAATAATTGAAAGAGACATTTTAAAGCTTTTTGAGTCAGGTCCTGTTTTTACAAGTGCGGCAAAGCAGGAAACAAAAGAAATTGACGATGCTAAAGTTTTAGAGCCAACTGGCATTGGTGGTAGAATTACAACTTTTGACATTGAAAGGGCAAAGCAGGAAAGCTATGTCTCAAAAACTTCTGAGTCTTCTGGGCAGAATGTAGAATATGAAGATGTGCCGCTATCTAACATCAGAAAGGCTATCGCAAAGGCTATGTATCTATCACTTACCACAACAGCTCAGCTGACATTACATACATCATTTGATGCATCTAAAGTTCTTGAGTTTAGGAAAAAGGTAAAAGAAAACAGAGAAAAACTGGGACTTGAGGATATCACAATAAACGATATAATCCTTTTTGCTGTCTCAAGGATTTTACCAAAACACAAGTCGCTCAATAGCCATTTTTTGGATAATAAAATGAGATATTTCAAGAATGTTCATCTTGGGTTTGCAGTTGACACAGAGCGTGGTCTTATGGTGCCAACGATATTCAATTGTAACCAAAAGAGTTTGAGCCAAATCTCAAAAGAAGCAAAGGAGCTAATTGCTCTTTGCAAAAAGGGAACCATATCACCAGATCTTTTAAAAGGAGCGACATTCACTGTCACTAACTTAGGAAGCTTTGGCATAGAAAGTTTCACACCTGTCCTAAATCCTCCTCAGACAGGGATTTTAGGTGTAAATTCAATTGTTCAAAGGCCTAAGGAAGAAGATGGACATATAAAATTCTATCCTGCAATGGGGCTATCACTAACATTTGACCACAGAGCGTTAGATGGAGCCGATGCAGCAAGGTTTTTGAAAGATTTAAAGGAGCTTTTAGAAAACTTTGATTTGCTTTTGGCACTCTGA
- the lipA gene encoding lipoyl synthase, with protein MSYLKKPDWLKIRVKADQKIDDVIEILKMFSLHTVCEEAQCPNIYECFSKKTATFLIMGDVCTRNCTFCDVKKGKPVKLNSDEPKMVANAVGALGLKYVVITSVTRDDLPDGGASHFAECIRSIKGKSPHTKIEVLIPDFKGSFESVSKVVEASPDVVAHNIETIERLYPCVRPLASYKRSLDVLRMVKEIDKNIFTKSGIMVGLGETKDEVKKALEDLRKAECDFVTIGQYLSPSKNHHPVVEFVHPDVFEEYKEFAISIGFKFVMSGPLVRSSYMAEDAKDIIENIRKI; from the coding sequence ATGAGCTATCTAAAAAAGCCTGATTGGCTGAAGATAAGAGTAAAGGCAGATCAAAAAATAGATGATGTCATAGAAATTTTAAAAATGTTTTCTCTTCACACGGTGTGTGAAGAAGCTCAGTGTCCAAACATTTATGAGTGTTTTTCAAAAAAAACTGCTACATTTTTGATTATGGGAGATGTATGCACAAGAAACTGCACATTTTGTGATGTCAAGAAAGGGAAACCTGTGAAGTTAAATAGTGATGAGCCTAAGATGGTTGCAAATGCTGTAGGTGCATTGGGACTAAAGTATGTTGTTATAACCTCTGTTACAAGGGATGATTTGCCAGATGGTGGAGCTTCTCACTTTGCAGAGTGCATAAGAAGCATAAAAGGAAAAAGCCCACACACAAAGATTGAGGTTCTAATTCCTGACTTTAAAGGTAGTTTTGAATCAGTTTCAAAAGTTGTAGAAGCTTCACCCGATGTTGTTGCACACAACATAGAGACCATCGAAAGGTTATATCCCTGCGTAAGACCTTTGGCAAGTTATAAAAGGTCGCTTGATGTCTTGAGGATGGTAAAAGAGATTGATAAGAATATATTTACAAAATCGGGTATCATGGTTGGACTTGGTGAGACAAAAGATGAAGTTAAAAAGGCGCTTGAAGACTTAAGAAAAGCAGAGTGTGATTTTGTAACAATAGGACAATACCTATCCCCTTCCAAAAATCACCATCCTGTTGTTGAGTTTGTTCATCCAGATGTCTTTGAAGAGTACAAAGAATTTGCAATTTCAATAGGATTTAAGTTTGTTATGTCAGGTCCTCTTGTGAGAAGTTCATATATGGCAGAGGATGCAAAAGATATAATTGAAAATATCCGCAAAATATGA
- the lipB gene encoding lipoyl(octanoyl) transferase LipB produces MCINVCYLEKVDYQEALSIQESIWSLRVEKKIGDILLLLEHPPVITIGRRGSRKNILVSEEFLEKMGVKVFEVSRGGDVTYHGPGQLVGYPIFDLALTDRDIKKFVYLLEEVFIRLLKDQYAVEARRDEDKYTGVWVGNDKIVAIGIAVKKWVTMHGFAFNVNTNLEHFSWIIPCGLKDRGVTSLERLIGSTILFEDVVDKVQTYFGKVFGRSLNILDKEELFNLLKIQTQEGMER; encoded by the coding sequence GTGTGTATAAATGTTTGTTATTTAGAAAAGGTAGACTATCAGGAAGCTCTTTCAATTCAAGAGAGCATTTGGTCTTTGAGGGTTGAAAAAAAGATTGGTGACATACTGCTGCTGCTTGAACATCCACCTGTTATCACAATAGGAAGACGTGGCAGTAGGAAAAACATCCTTGTGTCAGAGGAATTTTTAGAGAAAATGGGTGTCAAGGTGTTTGAGGTAAGCCGTGGTGGGGATGTGACATACCACGGTCCTGGTCAGCTTGTTGGGTATCCAATTTTTGATTTGGCTTTGACAGATAGAGACATAAAAAAGTTTGTGTATCTTTTAGAAGAGGTTTTTATAAGGCTTTTAAAAGACCAATATGCAGTTGAAGCGCGCAGGGATGAAGATAAATACACGGGTGTTTGGGTTGGCAATGACAAGATAGTTGCTATAGGTATAGCAGTTAAAAAGTGGGTAACCATGCACGGGTTTGCTTTCAATGTAAATACAAATCTTGAACACTTTTCGTGGATTATCCCGTGCGGACTGAAAGATAGAGGCGTTACATCCTTAGAAAGACTGATTGGAAGTACAATTCTGTTTGAAGATGTGGTTGATAAGGTTCAGACTTATTTTGGAAAGGTTTTCGGCAGGAGTTTGAATATCTTGGACAAAGAAGAGCTTTTCAATTTGCTAAAAATTCAAACACAAGAAGGTATGGAAAGATGA
- a CDS encoding zinc-binding dehydrogenase, translated as MKTKAVRLYGKNDLRLEEFELPPIREDEILAKVISDSLCMSSYKAAIQGSEHKRVPKDIDKNPVIIGHEFCGQIIEVGKKWQDKFKPGDKFTVQPALNLKDNPYAAPGYSFQYIGGDATYIIIPNEVMDQNCLLKYEGDAFFYGSLAEPMSCIIGAFHASYHTQPGKYIHKMGTLENGFMAILAGAGPMGLGAIDYAVHGPKPPKLLVVTDINQERLDRAASIYTQEDAKKHGVDLYYVNTANIDNVENYLLSFTDGRGFDDVFVFAPVRELVELADRILARDGCLNFFAGPSDPNFSALLNFYNVHYNSTHVVGTSGGNTDDMIEALDLMAKGIVNPAAMITHIGGLNCVAQTTLNLPKIPGGKKLIYTNIELDLVAIEDFKEKGKENPLFAELAKIVERNNGLWCKEAEDFLLENAKKI; from the coding sequence ATGAAGACAAAAGCTGTGAGATTATATGGAAAAAACGATTTGAGACTTGAAGAATTCGAGCTTCCACCAATAAGAGAAGACGAAATCCTGGCAAAAGTAATTTCTGATAGTCTTTGCATGTCATCTTACAAGGCAGCAATTCAAGGAAGTGAGCACAAAAGAGTACCAAAAGACATAGATAAAAACCCGGTTATAATAGGCCATGAATTTTGCGGGCAGATAATAGAAGTGGGTAAAAAGTGGCAGGATAAGTTCAAGCCAGGTGACAAATTCACGGTTCAGCCTGCGCTGAACCTCAAAGATAATCCGTATGCAGCACCGGGATATTCGTTCCAGTACATTGGTGGTGATGCGACATACATCATTATTCCGAATGAGGTGATGGATCAAAACTGTCTTTTAAAGTATGAGGGTGATGCATTCTTTTACGGCTCACTGGCAGAGCCAATGTCGTGCATTATTGGTGCATTTCATGCAAGCTATCATACCCAGCCCGGCAAGTATATACACAAAATGGGTACATTAGAAAACGGTTTTATGGCAATCTTAGCAGGTGCTGGTCCAATGGGGCTTGGGGCTATTGACTATGCTGTGCACGGACCTAAACCACCAAAGCTGCTTGTTGTGACAGATATAAACCAGGAAAGGTTAGATAGAGCAGCCTCAATATATACTCAAGAGGATGCTAAAAAGCATGGTGTTGACCTTTATTATGTCAATACTGCCAATATAGATAATGTTGAGAATTATCTTCTTTCATTTACTGATGGCAGAGGCTTTGACGATGTTTTTGTCTTTGCACCAGTCAGAGAACTTGTTGAACTTGCAGACAGGATTCTTGCAAGAGATGGGTGCCTAAACTTTTTTGCAGGACCGAGCGACCCCAATTTTTCAGCACTTTTGAACTTTTACAATGTCCACTACAACTCAACTCACGTTGTTGGAACAAGTGGTGGCAATACCGATGACATGATTGAAGCGCTTGATTTGATGGCAAAAGGTATCGTCAACCCCGCTGCAATGATTACTCATATTGGAGGACTTAATTGTGTGGCGCAAACAACTCTAAATCTTCCCAAAATCCCTGGCGGGAAAAAGCTTATATACACAAACATAGAGCTTGACCTTGTGGCAATAGAAGATTTCAAAGAAAAAGGCAAAGAAAATCCTCTTTTTGCAGAGCTTGCAAAGATTGTTGAAAGAAATAATGGTCTTTGGTGCAAAGAGGCAGAAGATTTTCTTTTAGAAAATGCTAAAAAGATTTGA